The DNA window AGGATATAATGATTCTCCCTTTGTTTCAAAATGTATTGGCAAGTTAGGTTTATTTGTAACAAGATACTTAAAATATAAATTTTCATTAGAAAATTCATCGATATAAATTTTAGTTGAAGGATTTACTTTAATTTTTGAAAGTAAATTATTTTGAGCGGTATTATGTAAATTTGCCATGATTTTATGCATATTCCAGCCATTGTTTTTTAGATCAACTAATTTTTTAGGAGAACATAAACAAACTTCATGGAGAAAATATTTTTCCACTATAGGTCCGATTTCTAGAATTTTAGTATCCGTCAGTTTTTTTGAATCTTTGATTCCTAATTTTTCGATTAAATTTAAATTTTCAGGGGTGACATAAGTAGCAGCGACAACAAGAGGACCGAAAAAATCTCCGACACCGACTTCATCAGTTCCGATTTGATATGAATTATCTAAATAATCTTTATTGATTGTTTTTTCATCGATGACAACAGGATTGTCAATGAAAATCAGTGCTTCATCTATTATTTTGTTTCTATCACCTGAAAACATTAATGTATATATTTCTTTACTTTTATAGCATGTGACTTGAACATTGTCCAATGTTTTAACTTGAAATACAAGATATGGATTCTTTTTATTTGGATAAGATGGAGCTTCGTAAAAATCTCGAATTTCTTCCATCAGTGCTTCATCAGCAGAAAATTTAATATATGGCATAAAAATATTTTAGCAGTTTTTTTTATAAAAACTATATTTTTTAAATATTTTCTGAAAACATGCTATAATCGGCACATGAAATTAAAAATTTTTACTCCTTTTGAACTTACTATATGGTTAGTTGGAATTGCTGCTATGGCAGTGAGTTTTATTGTTTTTAAAAATAGTCAAATCTATTATTTAATAGGTTCCATACTTGGAGTAACTTCTATTTTATTTTGCAGTAAAGCAAATCCAATCGGACCATTTTTAGTGATAATATTCAGCGTGTTTTATGGAGTTATATCATTTTCATTTAAATATTATGGTGAAATGATCACATATTTAGGAATGACAGCACCAATGGAAATATACGCTTTATATACATGGATAAAAAATCCATCTAAAGAAGGAAAAAATGTCGTTAAAGTCAATAAAATATCTATTAAAGAATGGGGAATATTAGTTCTTATATCATCATTAGTAACAATTGCTTTTTATTTTGTTTTAAAAGCACTTAATACAAATAATCTAATTATTTCAACAATATCTGTTTTAACTTCATTTGTGGCAGTATATTTAACTGCAAGAAGAAGTAAATATTATGCCTTATTTTATGCTTTTAATGACGTTGTACTTGTCGTAATGTGGTCTTTAGCAGCTATGGAAAATTTAGTATATATTCCTATTGCAATATGTTTTTCAATTTTTATTTTTAATGATGTTTATGGCCTTTATAATTGGTCAAGACTTGAAAAAAAGCAAAAAAATGAATAAAATACTTCAGCATTGTCTTTTTTTTATTTTTTATAGTTAATTTTATGGTCAACAATTGAAAATTAATGTAAAATAAAAAAGCAGCATTATCGTAAAGGAGAAAATATGAATTATACATGGTTTGATGATTATTTATTAGGTCAAGCAACAAGAGCATATGAACATCTCGGATGCCATTTCGGAAAAAAAGACAATGTTGAAGGCGCATGGTTTAGAGTTTATGCTCCAAACGCTCAAGAAGTAAATATTATCGGTGAATTCAATGACTGGAATTTATATTCTCATCCAATGCAAAAAGTTGATTTTCGCGGATTATATGAATTATTTATTCCAGATGTGAAAGAATATCAATCATATAAATATCACATAAAATCTTGTAATGGAAATTATATTGATAAAGCTGATCCAGTAGGTTTTTTCTCTGAGTTGAGACCTGGTACATGTTCTCGTACATTTGATATAGAAAATTTTATCTATCATGATGAAGATTTCTTGAAGAATAGAAATCGAAATTTTGATAGACCGATGTCGATATATGAAATTCATTTGGGCAGTTGGCTTGGAAAAGTTGATGGAAGATTTTTGTCCTATGAAGAAATTGCTCCGCGCTTAATTAGTTATGTAAAAGAACACGGATTTACTCATGTTGAAGTGATGCCGGTTACTCAATATCCATTTGATGGATCTTGGGGATATCAAGTTGTTGGATATTATTCTATTGATAGTCGCTATGGAAACCCAAAACAATTCATGAGTTTTGTAGATCAATTGCATCAAGCCGGAATAGGTGTTATTTTGGATTTTGTTCCTGTTCATTTTGCAGTTGATCCTCATGGACTTGCAAGATTTGATGGATCTGCTGTTTATGAATATGATAATGAAAATGAGTATTCTCAATGGGGAAGTAAAAATTTTGATTTAGGAAAAGATCCTGTAAGATCTTTCTTGATGTCCAGCGTCAATTTCTTTATTGAAAAATTTCATGTTGATGGTGTAAGGTTTGATGCTGTCAGCAATGTAATTTATTGGGATGGCAATAGTGATCGTGGAATTAATCAAGGGGCGGTCGATTTTGTAAAAAGAGTCAATTATAAAATGCATGACATGCATAGCGATGTTATGATGATAGCTGAAGATTCTTCAGCTTATGGTCAAGTTACCAAAGGTAATGAAGGATTGGGATTCGATTATAAATGGGATTTAGGTTGGATGAACGATACTTTAAAATATTATGGGAAAGATCCTGTGTATCGCCCTTACCATCATAATCAACTAACATTTTCTATGGCTTATTTCTATAGTGAAAATTTTATACTTCCATTAAGTCACGATGAAGTTGTTCATGGAAAAGGAACGATTATCAATAAAATGTGGGGGGATTATGATTCAAAATTTGCTGGAGTGAGAAATCTTTACGCCTATCAATTTGCTCATCCTGGTAAAAAATTGAATTTTATGGGAAATGAGTTAGCATCATTTGATGAATGGAATGAGAATAAATCATTGCCTTGGAATTTAAAAACTTATCCAAAACATGATTCGATATCACGTTTTATTAGGGATTTAAATTTAGTTTATCAAAATCATCCTGCTATGTATTTTGAAGAATATAACCCAAGTCATTTTCAATGGATATCGGCAAATAATCAGTCTCAATCAGTGATTGTATTCAAAAGAGAAGTAAAAGATGAATGCTTGATATTTGTTTTCAATATGACACCAAACTTTTACGGATGTTATGATATTGGTGTTCCATATGCTGGTAGGTATGAGGAGATTTTAAATTCTGATAAGGATATTTATGGTGGTTGGAACCAATATAATGGTGGTGAACTTAAATCAGTTCCAGGTTGGTATCAAAATCAGCCAAACAGATTAACTATTAAGCTAGCTT is part of the Firmicutes bacterium CAG:345 genome and encodes:
- a CDS encoding ribonuclease HIII (product inferred by homology to UniProt), which translates into the protein MPYIKFSADEALMEEIRDFYEAPSYPNKKNPYLVFQVKTLDNVQVTCYKSKEIYTLMFSGDRNKIIDEALIFIDNPVVIDEKTINKDYLDNSYQIGTDEVGVGDFFGPLVVAATYVTPENLNLIEKLGIKDSKKLTDTKILEIGPIVEKYFLHEVCLCSPKKLVDLKNNGWNMHKIMANLHNTAQNNLLSKIKVNPSTKIYIDEFSNENLYFKYLVTNKPNLPIHFETKGESLYPSVACSSVLARYHFLKIWEKMNEYFKTEIPKGAGEEVDKTVQKLLRKYSLKDLKPYMKTFFRNYKDIEK
- a CDS encoding nicotinamide mononucleotide transporter PnuC (product inferred by homology to UniProt); its protein translation is MKLKIFTPFELTIWLVGIAAMAVSFIVFKNSQIYYLIGSILGVTSILFCSKANPIGPFLVIIFSVFYGVISFSFKYYGEMITYLGMTAPMEIYALYTWIKNPSKEGKNVVKVNKISIKEWGILVLISSLVTIAFYFVLKALNTNNLIISTISVLTSFVAVYLTARRSKYYALFYAFNDVVLVVMWSLAAMENLVYIPIAICFSIFIFNDVYGLYNWSRLEKKQKNE
- a CDS encoding 1 4-alpha-glucan branching enzyme (product inferred by homology to UniProt) — translated: MNYTWFDDYLLGQATRAYEHLGCHFGKKDNVEGAWFRVYAPNAQEVNIIGEFNDWNLYSHPMQKVDFRGLYELFIPDVKEYQSYKYHIKSCNGNYIDKADPVGFFSELRPGTCSRTFDIENFIYHDEDFLKNRNRNFDRPMSIYEIHLGSWLGKVDGRFLSYEEIAPRLISYVKEHGFTHVEVMPVTQYPFDGSWGYQVVGYYSIDSRYGNPKQFMSFVDQLHQAGIGVILDFVPVHFAVDPHGLARFDGSAVYEYDNENEYSQWGSKNFDLGKDPVRSFLMSSVNFFIEKFHVDGVRFDAVSNVIYWDGNSDRGINQGAVDFVKRVNYKMHDMHSDVMMIAEDSSAYGQVTKGNEGLGFDYKWDLGWMNDTLKYYGKDPVYRPYHHNQLTFSMAYFYSENFILPLSHDEVVHGKGTIINKMWGDYDSKFAGVRNLYAYQFAHPGKKLNFMGNELASFDEWNENKSLPWNLKTYPKHDSISRFIRDLNLVYQNHPAMYFEEYNPSHFQWISANNQSQSVIVFKREVKDECLIFVFNMTPNFYGCYDIGVPYAGRYEEILNSDKDIYGGWNQYNGGELKSVPGWYQNQPNRLTIKLASFGACFFKYIDEVEKVAEEEKKQVKPNKKNKSSSKN